The stretch of DNA TTGACGTCGTCCGTCAGCCAGCCCGCCCTGCGGGCCGTTTCGAAGACCATCTTGAAGTGCAGGGACTGCCGCGCGTCCACCACGTACAGGAGGGTGTCGGCCTTCACGTTGAAAACGCGGTCGCGGATCGCGGAGAGGTCCGTCGCCGCGTACCCGAAGCCACCGTCGGACTTCTGGACGATCAGCGGGGACGGGTTGCCGTCCGGGCCCTTCACGTCGTCGAAGAAGACACACAGCGCGCCGTTCGACCGGACCGCGACGCCGGACTCCTCAAGCATGCGGCAGGTCTCCGCCAGCATGTCGTTGTAGCCGGACTCGCCGACGATGTCCTCGTCGGCGATCTCCACGTCCAGCTTGTTGAAGACCGAGTAGAAGTAGACCTTCGACTCGTCCACGAACCGCTGCCAGATCGCGAGGGTCTCCGGGTCGCCCGCCTGGAGGTCGACCACCCGGCGCCGGGCCCGCGTCTTGAACTCCTCGTCGGAGTCGAAGAGCACCTTCGACTCCTTGTAGACGCGGTTGAGGCTGGACATCGCCTCTTCGCCCGCCTGCTCGGTTCCGTCGGCCGCCTGGTGGCCCAGCGCGTCCGGGTGCTCGATCAGGTACTGCACGAGCATGCCGAACTGGGTGCCCCAGTCGCCGATGTGGTGGCGGCTGACGACCTTCTCGCCGGTGAATTCGAGGATCTTGACGACGGAGTTGCCGATCACCGAGTTGCGGAGGTGGCCGACGTGCATCTCCTTGGCCACGTTCGGCTGGGCCCAGTCGACCACCGTCGTACCGGCCTTCTCGGCGTACGGCACGCCGAGGCGGTCGCCGTCGGCGGCGCGCGCGGCGAGGTTCTCGGTGATCGCCTTGTCGGTGACCGTGACGTTCAGGAAGCCGGGGCCCGAGACCTCGACGTCCTTCAGCAGGTCAGGAGCGTCGATCGCGTCCACGACCTTCGTCGCGAGCTCGCGCGGGTTCGCCTTCGCCTTCTTGGCGAGGGCCAGGATCCCGTTGGCCTGGTAGTCGGCCCGGTCGCTTCGTCGCAGCAGCGGGTCGGCGGTGCCGGCCTCCGGCAGGGCAGCCGAGAGGGCGTCCGCGAGGCGCTGGTGGACGGAGGCGGTGAGGGACGTGACCGAGGCCATGAATGGGTGCCGTTCTGCTCGGGTGCCTGGTTGCTGGGGGTCTAGAAATTCGAGTATCCCACGGGGTGAAAAGCGGTTTTCGCGGTTGCGGGGCGACCTGGGAGAATGACTCCGACAAGCGGTACTCACGTAGAAGCAGAGCAGAAGAAGAAAGGCGTGCCGATCGTGGCTCAGAGCACTGATACCACCGACTGGGTCTCCCGCTACGCGGACGAGGTCATCGCCGAGTCGGAGCGTCGTGCCCCGGGCAAACCGGTCGTCGTCGCCTCCGGGCTCTCCCCCTCGGGCCCCATCCACCTGGGCAACCTCCGCGAGGTCATGACCCCGCACCTGGTCGCGGACGAGATCCGGCGGCGCGGGCACGAGGTCAGGCACCTGATCTCCTGGGACGACTACGACCGGTACCGCAAGGTCCCGGCCGGCGTCCCCGGCATCGACGAGTCCTGGGCCCAGCACATCGGCAAGCCCCTCACCTCCGTGCCCGCCCCGGCCGGTTCCGCGTACGCGAACTGGGCCGAGCACTTCAAGGCGGCCATGACCGAGGCGCTCGACGAGCTGGGCGTGGAGTACGACGGGATCAGCCAGACCGAGCAGTACACCTCGGGCGTCTACCGCGAGCAGATCCTGCACGCGATGAAGCACCGCGGTGACATCGACGCGATCCTCGGCCAGTACCGCACCAAGAAGGCCCCCGGTAAGGGCGGCCAGAAGCAGTCGCAGAAGCCGGTCGACGAGGCCGAGCTTGAGGCCGCCGAGGGTTCCGGCGCCGCGAGCGAGGACGACGGCAGCGGCGGCGGCAGCGGGTACTTCCCGTACAAGCCGTACTGCGGCGCGTGCGAGAAGGACCTGACCACGGTCACGTCGTACGACGACGAGAGCACCGAGCTTTCGTACGTGTGCGCTGACTGCGGGCACACCGAGACGGTCCTGCTCAGCGAGTTCAACCGCGGCAAGCTGGTCTGGAAGGTCGACTGGCCCATGCGCTGGGCGTACGAGGGCGTCATCTTCGAGCCGAGCGGCGTGGACCACTCGTCTCCCGGGTCGTCGTTCGTGGTCGGCGGGCAGATCGTGCGCGAGATCTTCGCGGGCGTGCAGCCGATCGGTCCCATGTATGCCTTCGTGGGGATCTCGGGGATGGCGAAGATGTCGTCGTCGAAGGGCGGCGTGCCGACTCCGGCCGACGCGCTGAAGATCATGGAGGCGCCGCTGCTTCGGTGGCTGTACGCGCGCCGCAAGCCGAACCAGTCCTTCAAGATCGCCTTCGACCAGGAGATCCAGCGGCTCTACGACGAGTGGGACAAGCTGGACGCGAAGGTCGCCGACGGGACGGTGCTGCCCGCCGACG from Streptomyces sp. BA2 encodes:
- the lysS gene encoding lysine--tRNA ligase, translating into MPIVAQSTDTTDWVSRYADEVIAESERRAPGKPVVVASGLSPSGPIHLGNLREVMTPHLVADEIRRRGHEVRHLISWDDYDRYRKVPAGVPGIDESWAQHIGKPLTSVPAPAGSAYANWAEHFKAAMTEALDELGVEYDGISQTEQYTSGVYREQILHAMKHRGDIDAILGQYRTKKAPGKGGQKQSQKPVDEAELEAAEGSGAASEDDGSGGGSGYFPYKPYCGACEKDLTTVTSYDDESTELSYVCADCGHTETVLLSEFNRGKLVWKVDWPMRWAYEGVIFEPSGVDHSSPGSSFVVGGQIVREIFAGVQPIGPMYAFVGISGMAKMSSSKGGVPTPADALKIMEAPLLRWLYARRKPNQSFKIAFDQEIQRLYDEWDKLDAKVADGTVLPADAAAHSRAVRTAAGELPRTPRPLPYRTLASVADVTAGAEDQTLRILRDLDPTDPISSLDEARPRLDRAENWITTQVPADARTIVRAEPDTELLSSLDDEGRESLRLLLDGLDSHWSLDGLTHLVYGVPKVRAGFSADATAKELPPEIKVAQRSFFALLYRLLVTRETGPRLPTLLLAVGAERVRKLLGA
- the argS gene encoding arginine--tRNA ligase; this translates as MASVTSLTASVHQRLADALSAALPEAGTADPLLRRSDRADYQANGILALAKKAKANPRELATKVVDAIDAPDLLKDVEVSGPGFLNVTVTDKAITENLAARAADGDRLGVPYAEKAGTTVVDWAQPNVAKEMHVGHLRNSVIGNSVVKILEFTGEKVVSRHHIGDWGTQFGMLVQYLIEHPDALGHQAADGTEQAGEEAMSSLNRVYKESKVLFDSDEEFKTRARRRVVDLQAGDPETLAIWQRFVDESKVYFYSVFNKLDVEIADEDIVGESGYNDMLAETCRMLEESGVAVRSNGALCVFFDDVKGPDGNPSPLIVQKSDGGFGYAATDLSAIRDRVFNVKADTLLYVVDARQSLHFKMVFETARRAGWLTDDVKAVQLGFGTVLGKDGKPFKTREGETVRLIDLLDEAIDRASAIVREKAQDLSEEEIAERGAQVGIGAVKYADLSTSAVRDYKFDLDQMVSLNGDTSVYLQYAYARIQSILRKADDVSPKAHPELELADAERALGLHLDQFAETVAEVAEEYAPHKLAAYLYQLASLYTTFYDKCPVIKPKPPQDVAENRLFLCDITARTLHQGMELLGIRTPERL